A genomic window from Martelella lutilitoris includes:
- the rhaS gene encoding rhamnose ABC transporter substrate-binding protein: MGILKKVLVGALLSTALVAQGAHAADKKIALVVKALGIGFFEAAAEGAEEAAKEIGDVELIYTGPTDTTAEGQIDVINSLIAQKVDAIAISANDPDALVPALKRAMQRGIKVVSWDSGVAPEGRMVHLNPSSNPLIGNMIIKLAADNLPDGGEVAVLSASATATNQNTWIEEMNKVKGDYPGIDVVTTVYGDDLFDKSYRETQGLIQSYPDLKAIIAPTSVGIVAAAQAVTDEGKIGEINVTGLGLPSEMAAYVDNGASKSFAIWNPIDLGYAAVMLSNDLIDGAKAEPGAELSMGRLGELTLDDDNAGAMADPFVYDKSNIDKFKDIF; encoded by the coding sequence GCATTTTGAAGAAAGTTCTCGTGGGAGCATTGCTCTCCACCGCGCTCGTTGCGCAAGGCGCACACGCCGCCGACAAGAAGATCGCGCTGGTGGTGAAGGCGCTCGGCATCGGCTTTTTCGAGGCCGCTGCCGAAGGCGCGGAAGAGGCCGCCAAGGAAATCGGCGATGTCGAACTGATTTACACGGGCCCGACCGATACGACCGCCGAAGGCCAGATCGACGTCATCAATTCGCTGATCGCCCAGAAGGTCGACGCGATTGCGATTTCGGCCAATGACCCGGATGCTCTGGTCCCGGCGCTGAAACGCGCCATGCAGCGCGGCATCAAGGTCGTCTCCTGGGATTCCGGCGTGGCACCCGAGGGCCGCATGGTGCACCTGAACCCTTCGTCCAACCCGCTGATCGGCAACATGATCATAAAGCTGGCCGCCGACAACCTGCCGGACGGCGGCGAGGTCGCCGTGCTTTCGGCTTCGGCGACAGCCACGAACCAGAACACCTGGATCGAGGAAATGAACAAGGTGAAGGGCGACTATCCGGGGATCGACGTCGTTACCACGGTTTACGGCGATGACCTGTTCGACAAGTCCTATCGCGAGACCCAGGGCCTGATCCAGTCCTATCCGGACCTGAAAGCGATCATCGCGCCGACCTCCGTCGGCATTGTCGCCGCGGCCCAGGCCGTGACGGACGAGGGCAAGATCGGCGAGATCAACGTCACCGGCCTCGGCCTGCCCTCCGAGATGGCGGCTTATGTCGACAATGGCGCGTCGAAATCCTTCGCCATCTGGAACCCGATCGACCTTGGCTATGCCGCCGTCATGCTGTCGAACGACCTGATCGACGGCGCGAAAGCCGAACCGGGGGCAGAGCTTTCCATGGGCCGCCTTGGCGAACTGACGCTGGATGACGACAATGCCGGCGCCATGGCCGATCCCTTCGTCTACGACAAGTCGAATATCGATAAGTTCAAGGACATCTTCTGA
- a CDS encoding sugar ABC transporter ATP-binding protein, whose translation MPDAQQNAAIALDGITKTFPGVRALSDVSLRLYPGEVTALVGENGAGKSTLVKILTGIYQPDGGAIRMDGEKVSFPTAEAASEHGVTAIHQETVLFDALTVAENIFIGHAPTNRFGLIDWKQIHDRARDILDSIGARIDPRHRLSELGIANRHMVAVARALSVDARVVIMDEPTAALSQKEIEELYELVEKLKSDGKAILFISHKFDEIFRIADRYTVFRDGEMVGEGRIAETDENSLVELMVGRPVDQVFPKQDVEIGGPVLTVAGYRHPTEFEDINFTLRRGEILGFYGLVGAGRSEFMQALFGITKPSAGAVRIDGEIAVIRSPSEAVKQGIVYVPEERGTQGTITAMPIFENVTLPSLAKVSHKGFVRMAEEFALAREYTERLDLRAASLDQPVGNLSGGNQQKVVIAKWLATEPKVIILDEPTKGIDIGSKSAVHAFMSELAGRGLSIIMVSSEIPEILGMSDRVIVMREGRIAAELARDEMSAEKLVRAAAGIGAAA comes from the coding sequence ATGCCAGACGCACAGCAGAACGCCGCCATCGCGCTTGACGGCATCACCAAGACCTTTCCCGGCGTGCGCGCGCTGTCGGATGTCTCGCTTCGGCTCTATCCGGGCGAGGTGACCGCGCTTGTGGGCGAGAACGGCGCTGGAAAATCGACGCTCGTGAAAATCCTGACGGGCATTTATCAGCCCGACGGCGGCGCAATCAGGATGGACGGCGAAAAGGTCAGCTTCCCGACGGCGGAAGCGGCAAGCGAGCATGGCGTGACCGCCATCCACCAGGAAACCGTATTGTTCGACGCGCTGACGGTTGCCGAAAACATCTTCATCGGTCACGCGCCGACCAACCGTTTCGGCCTGATCGATTGGAAGCAGATCCATGATCGCGCCCGCGATATTCTCGACAGTATCGGCGCGCGCATCGACCCGCGCCATCGCCTGTCCGAACTCGGCATCGCCAACCGGCACATGGTCGCCGTCGCCCGCGCGCTTTCCGTCGATGCCCGCGTGGTGATCATGGATGAGCCGACGGCGGCCCTGTCGCAAAAGGAGATCGAGGAGCTTTACGAACTGGTCGAGAAGCTGAAGTCGGATGGCAAGGCGATCCTGTTCATCTCACACAAGTTCGACGAGATTTTTCGTATCGCCGACCGCTATACCGTCTTTCGTGACGGCGAGATGGTGGGTGAGGGCAGGATCGCCGAGACGGATGAAAACTCGCTGGTGGAACTGATGGTCGGCAGGCCGGTCGACCAGGTCTTCCCCAAGCAGGACGTCGAAATCGGCGGGCCGGTGCTGACGGTCGCCGGCTATCGCCATCCGACCGAGTTCGAGGATATAAACTTCACGCTCCGGCGCGGTGAAATTCTCGGCTTTTACGGTCTTGTCGGGGCGGGGCGGTCGGAATTCATGCAGGCGCTGTTCGGGATTACAAAACCCTCGGCGGGCGCTGTGCGCATCGATGGCGAGATTGCCGTCATCCGATCGCCCTCGGAAGCGGTGAAGCAGGGCATCGTCTATGTGCCGGAAGAGCGCGGCACGCAGGGCACGATCACGGCCATGCCGATCTTCGAAAACGTCACGCTGCCGTCGCTCGCCAAGGTCTCGCACAAGGGCTTTGTCCGCATGGCCGAGGAATTTGCGCTGGCGCGGGAATATACCGAGCGGCTGGATCTCAGGGCCGCGTCGCTGGACCAGCCGGTCGGCAACCTTTCCGGCGGTAACCAGCAGAAGGTGGTGATTGCCAAGTGGCTGGCCACCGAGCCGAAGGTGATCATTCTCGATGAACCGACCAAGGGCATCGATATCGGGTCTAAATCCGCCGTTCATGCCTTCATGAGCGAGCTTGCGGGCAGGGGGCTTTCCATCATCATGGTCTCGTCTGAAATTCCGGAAATTCTCGGCATGTCCGACCGGGTCATCGTCATGCGCGAGGGGCGGATCGCCGCCGAACTCGCCCGCGATGAAATGTCGGCGGAGAAGCTGGTGCGGGCGGCCGCCGGCATCGGGGCGGCGGCATGA
- a CDS encoding ABC transporter permease has translation MMARIFKHREALLFVAILMLVGAIELRFPGFVAPRNLVSIYNDTAILIILALGQAAVILSRGIDLSIAANLALSGTIAALLNVAFPDLPVIFLLVAAVISGSVLGAINGLLVWRLSIPPIVVTLGTMTIYRGTIFLLTGGAWVNAHEMTDAFKAVPRAVFLGIPVLAWFSLAVIVVMMAVLVMTRLGRAFYAVGGNPHAAVYTGISVGRTHFFAYLVAGALAGLAGYLWTARYAVAYVDIANGFELDVVAACVIGGISIAGGAGTAIGAVLGALFLGIIKNALPVIDVSPFWQMAISGTVIIIAVAVNARSSRVKGRVILKKAEHAL, from the coding sequence ATGATGGCGCGCATCTTCAAACACCGCGAAGCGCTGCTCTTCGTCGCCATATTGATGCTGGTCGGCGCGATCGAGCTGCGTTTTCCGGGTTTTGTCGCCCCGCGCAATCTCGTTTCGATCTATAATGACACGGCGATCCTGATCATTCTGGCGCTGGGACAAGCCGCCGTTATTCTCTCGCGCGGCATCGATCTTTCCATCGCCGCCAATCTGGCGCTGTCCGGCACCATCGCAGCGCTCCTGAACGTCGCTTTCCCGGATTTACCGGTGATCTTTCTGCTGGTTGCCGCCGTCATCAGCGGCTCGGTGCTGGGCGCGATCAACGGACTTCTGGTCTGGCGCCTGTCGATCCCGCCCATCGTGGTGACGCTGGGCACGATGACCATCTATCGCGGCACGATCTTTCTTCTGACCGGCGGTGCCTGGGTCAATGCCCATGAGATGACCGATGCCTTCAAGGCGGTGCCGCGCGCCGTGTTTCTCGGCATTCCGGTGCTCGCCTGGTTCTCGCTCGCCGTCATCGTGGTGATGATGGCGGTGCTGGTCATGACCCGGCTGGGGCGCGCCTTCTATGCCGTCGGCGGCAATCCGCATGCTGCCGTCTACACCGGCATTTCCGTTGGTCGCACGCATTTCTTCGCCTATCTGGTTGCCGGTGCGCTGGCCGGTCTTGCCGGTTATCTCTGGACCGCGCGCTACGCCGTTGCCTATGTCGATATCGCCAACGGTTTCGAGCTGGACGTGGTCGCCGCCTGTGTCATCGGCGGCATCTCGATTGCCGGCGGCGCGGGGACGGCGATCGGCGCGGTGCTTGGCGCGCTCTTTCTCGGCATCATCAAGAATGCGCTGCCGGTCATCGATGTCTCGCCCTTCTGGCAGATGGCGATTTCGGGCACGGTCATCATCATCGCGGTTGCCGTCAATGCGCGCTCCTCGCGCGTCAAGGGCCGCGTCATCCTGAAAAAAGCGGAGCATGCGCTATGA
- a CDS encoding ABC transporter permease, giving the protein MSVSETRFVPDRLHGRAHRMARSWESLLVVVVVAIFIVNSFASPYFLDAWNLSDATFNFTEKALIAFAMALVIISGEIDLSVAAIIALASTAMGFAAQFGMGTPELVAIGLGVGLLCGAFNGFLITGLGLPSIVVTIGTMSLFRGLSYVVLGDKAFTGYPSDFAYFGQGYVFWVISFEFVLFAVMAVLFGILLHLTSFGRMVYAIGNNATAARFSGIRVGRVKFLLFLMTGAMSGMAAICLTSRLGSTRPSIAFGWELEIVTMVVLGGINILGGAGTIIGVVLAAFIMGLVTFGFGLMNVPGIVMSIFIGLLLIGVIALPVLYTRIARRFRRGEAQ; this is encoded by the coding sequence ATGAGTGTCAGCGAAACGCGCTTTGTGCCCGATCGCCTACATGGGCGCGCTCACCGCATGGCCCGCAGTTGGGAGAGCCTGCTGGTCGTGGTGGTGGTCGCGATCTTCATCGTCAACAGTTTCGCCTCGCCCTATTTCCTCGATGCGTGGAACTTGTCGGATGCGACCTTCAACTTCACCGAAAAGGCGCTGATCGCCTTTGCCATGGCGCTGGTGATCATATCGGGCGAGATTGATCTCTCGGTTGCCGCCATCATCGCGCTGGCGTCAACGGCCATGGGGTTTGCCGCGCAGTTTGGCATGGGAACGCCGGAACTGGTGGCCATCGGCCTTGGCGTCGGTCTGTTGTGCGGCGCCTTCAACGGCTTTCTGATCACCGGTCTCGGCCTGCCGTCCATCGTCGTTACCATCGGTACGATGAGCCTCTTCCGCGGGCTCTCCTATGTGGTGCTCGGGGACAAAGCCTTTACCGGTTACCCGTCGGATTTCGCCTATTTCGGCCAGGGCTATGTCTTCTGGGTCATCTCCTTCGAATTCGTGCTGTTTGCCGTCATGGCGGTGCTGTTCGGCATCCTGCTGCATCTGACGAGCTTTGGCCGCATGGTCTATGCGATCGGCAACAACGCCACCGCCGCGCGCTTCTCCGGCATCCGGGTCGGGCGGGTGAAGTTCCTGCTGTTCCTGATGACCGGGGCCATGTCCGGCATGGCGGCAATCTGCCTGACCTCGCGCCTCGGCTCGACGCGGCCGTCGATCGCCTTTGGCTGGGAGCTGGAGATCGTCACCATGGTGGTGCTGGGCGGCATCAACATTCTCGGCGGCGCGGGCACGATCATCGGCGTTGTGCTCGCCGCCTTCATCATGGGGCTCGTCACCTTCGGCTTCGGGTTGATGAATGTGCCGGGCATCGTCATGTCGATCTTCATCGGTCTTCTGCTGATTGGCGTCATCGCATTGCCTGTGCTCTATACGAGGATCGCAAGGCGGTTCAGACGGGGTGAGGCGCAATGA
- a CDS encoding FGGY-family carbohydrate kinase — protein sequence MSDIRKVAVIDIGKTNAKVILYDLEAASEIDTRSKRNEVTGHSPYPHFEVDDLFDFILEALAEFQKEHGVDAISVTTHGATAALLKRDGTLALPVLDYEHAGPDETRADYEEIRPPFAETGSPRLAMGLNIGAQLFWQKTKFPDEFAMIDCVLPYPQYWGFRLTGRRAGEATSWGCHTDLWSPRSRTFSSLVGELGLFGKMGELVKADDKLGEVLPEIARKTGLAPNCPVFAGIHDSNASLLPHLWSRAQPFSVVSTGTWVIAMAVGGHPPALDESRDTLINVNAYGDPVPSARFMGGRVFEVAAPGGEVAVTEDDRKAMLKNRIMMMPSVLGDTGPFQGIIGGWTVDEHHLTPGMRLLGVSWYLALMTAICLDLTGASGPVIVEGPFAENHDYLSMLSAATGRPVEKSPGSGTSAGAAGLAVGGVKLSAFRPHPEPLSGLAELNAYAEIWRERLPEVE from the coding sequence ATGAGTGACATCCGCAAGGTCGCGGTCATCGATATCGGCAAGACCAATGCCAAGGTCATCCTCTATGACCTCGAAGCGGCGAGCGAAATCGACACACGGTCGAAACGAAACGAAGTGACGGGCCATTCGCCCTATCCGCATTTCGAGGTGGATGATCTGTTCGACTTCATTCTGGAAGCGCTTGCCGAATTTCAGAAGGAACATGGCGTCGATGCGATTTCCGTGACCACCCATGGCGCGACGGCGGCTCTTTTGAAGCGGGACGGAACGCTGGCGCTCCCGGTGCTCGACTACGAGCATGCCGGCCCCGACGAAACCCGCGCTGACTACGAAGAAATCCGCCCGCCCTTTGCCGAAACCGGCTCTCCGCGCCTCGCCATGGGGCTGAATATCGGCGCGCAACTCTTCTGGCAGAAGACAAAATTTCCCGATGAATTCGCGATGATCGACTGCGTGTTGCCCTATCCGCAATATTGGGGCTTTCGTCTGACCGGCCGGCGCGCCGGCGAGGCAACGAGTTGGGGGTGCCACACCGATCTGTGGTCGCCGCGCTCCAGGACGTTCTCCTCGCTGGTGGGTGAACTCGGTCTCTTTGGCAAGATGGGAGAGCTTGTCAAAGCCGATGACAAGCTGGGTGAGGTTCTGCCGGAAATCGCAAGGAAGACCGGGCTTGCCCCAAACTGCCCGGTTTTCGCCGGCATTCACGATTCCAACGCCTCGCTGCTGCCGCATCTATGGTCGAGGGCGCAACCTTTCTCCGTGGTCTCGACAGGCACCTGGGTGATTGCCATGGCGGTTGGCGGGCATCCGCCGGCTCTGGATGAAAGCCGGGATACGCTGATCAACGTCAACGCCTATGGCGATCCGGTGCCCTCCGCCCGGTTCATGGGCGGACGGGTCTTCGAGGTGGCGGCGCCCGGCGGCGAGGTTGCCGTCACCGAAGACGACCGCAAGGCGATGCTGAAGAACCGGATCATGATGATGCCGTCGGTGCTCGGCGATACCGGGCCGTTTCAGGGGATCATCGGCGGCTGGACGGTGGACGAGCATCATCTGACGCCCGGCATGCGTCTTCTCGGCGTTTCCTGGTATCTGGCGCTGATGACGGCGATCTGCCTTGACCTGACCGGGGCTTCTGGACCGGTAATCGTGGAAGGCCCGTTTGCCGAAAACCACGACTATCTCTCCATGCTTTCGGCCGCGACCGGCCGTCCGGTGGAGAAAAGCCCGGGCAGCGGCACCAGCGCCGGCGCGGCAGGCCTCGCGGTCGGCGGGGTCAAGCTCTCCGCCTTCAGGCCCCATCCCGAACCGCTGTCGGGTCTCGCTGAACTCAACGCTTACGCGGAAATCTGGCGGGAAAGACTGCCGGAGGTGGAGTGA
- a CDS encoding helix-turn-helix transcriptional regulator, whose product MTNRPEARRQGRSQTIALAAFMLMQAVAAVFFVADATRDLFEKPPGAHSIIEALIAVTLVAGIFLAGWQLRLTLERMYAQEKALDTARGDFIRIIDTQFDDWGLTPAEREVGLLALKGLDISEIARLRGAAQGTVRAQMTRIYAKAGVSGRAQFAAWFVEDLLGDGIGRPDDAA is encoded by the coding sequence ATGACGAACAGGCCGGAAGCACGAAGGCAGGGGCGATCGCAGACGATCGCCCTTGCTGCGTTCATGCTGATGCAGGCCGTCGCCGCCGTGTTTTTCGTCGCCGATGCGACCCGTGACCTCTTTGAAAAACCGCCCGGCGCCCATTCGATCATCGAGGCGCTGATCGCCGTCACGCTGGTCGCCGGCATTTTCCTTGCCGGCTGGCAGCTTCGTCTGACACTTGAACGCATGTATGCCCAGGAAAAGGCGCTCGACACGGCGCGCGGCGATTTCATCCGCATCATCGACACGCAGTTCGACGACTGGGGTTTGACGCCGGCGGAACGCGAAGTCGGGCTTCTGGCGCTGAAGGGGCTTGATATCTCGGAGATCGCCCGCCTGCGCGGCGCGGCGCAGGGAACCGTGCGCGCCCAGATGACGCGCATTTACGCCAAGGCCGGCGTCTCCGGCCGCGCCCAGTTTGCCGCGTGGTTCGTCGAGGATCTTTTGGGCGATGGCATCGGCAGGCCGGATGACGCTGCCTGA
- a CDS encoding cytochrome b/b6 domain-containing protein gives MSDNANTGGGAKVAPPDPWDPLVRISHWTIAAAVIINGLLSKPGGTVHVWVGWIAMSVLAIRLGWGLLGPREARFSAFPPDPKAAVSHLLSVIRGKPREYPSHNPAGAMMVYALWAMLAVVIATGLIMTDAKSPITIAEERAAVEQGDWSSLANRSAGDDSDDSLAQSDIVKGVHETAANLMLILALIHVAGVAVESHALRRNLVRPMIKGPPK, from the coding sequence ATGTCCGACAACGCAAATACAGGAGGAGGGGCGAAAGTCGCCCCTCCCGATCCGTGGGACCCGCTGGTGCGGATCAGCCACTGGACGATCGCCGCCGCCGTCATCATCAACGGGCTCTTGTCCAAACCGGGCGGCACGGTCCATGTCTGGGTCGGCTGGATCGCCATGTCGGTTCTGGCGATCCGGCTGGGCTGGGGGCTTCTCGGACCGCGCGAGGCGCGCTTTTCCGCCTTTCCGCCGGACCCGAAGGCCGCCGTCTCGCACCTGCTCTCGGTCATCCGGGGCAAGCCGCGCGAGTATCCCTCGCACAATCCCGCAGGGGCCATGATGGTCTATGCGCTCTGGGCGATGCTCGCCGTCGTGATCGCCACGGGCCTGATCATGACCGACGCCAAGAGCCCGATCACGATCGCGGAGGAACGGGCGGCCGTGGAACAGGGCGACTGGTCGAGCCTTGCCAATCGCAGCGCCGGGGACGATAGTGACGACAGTCTTGCCCAGAGCGACATCGTCAAGGGGGTTCATGAAACCGCCGCCAACCTGATGCTCATTCTGGCGCTCATTCACGTCGCAGGCGTCGCCGTCGAAAGCCACGCGCTTCGCCGAAACCTTGTCCGCCCGATGATCAAGGGTCCGCCGAAATGA
- a CDS encoding PepSY domain-containing protein: MKRIAILAALTLVSPLSAFAMPAVGDVVGTNPKDATAALEKAGCSVRAFEAEGGMIEAKCTDQSNKMWEIYIDPASGAVKKISGND, from the coding sequence ATGAAACGCATTGCCATCCTCGCAGCCCTTACGCTCGTCTCGCCGCTTTCCGCCTTCGCCATGCCGGCCGTCGGCGACGTTGTCGGCACCAATCCAAAGGACGCCACCGCCGCCCTCGAAAAGGCCGGCTGTTCCGTCAGGGCATTCGAAGCCGAAGGCGGCATGATCGAGGCCAAGTGCACCGATCAGTCCAACAAGATGTGGGAAATCTATATCGATCCGGCCTCCGGCGCGGTAAAGAAGATTTCCGGGAACGACTGA
- a CDS encoding tellurite resistance TerB family protein, whose amino-acid sequence MDINKLLEGFLGSGSGSGSGGQDAARTTGGSGLPGGLAGGAAAGGAIALLLGTKTGRKLGGKALKYGGMAAVGGLAYKAYRDWQENKSSGQEERPLNLPKPPADSGFDVEHDADKDGRDFRLALMRAMIAAANCDDHIDKAEHGRIREQIEKMGFGAEEKALLFDYFAQPSDPAAVAGLARSREQGAELYLASALAVDPDTPQEKAYLERLSGHLDLPEGLRGHLDLEAEAARRQVEG is encoded by the coding sequence ATGGACATCAACAAGCTTCTGGAAGGCTTCCTCGGTTCAGGCTCGGGCTCGGGCTCGGGCGGGCAGGATGCGGCGCGAACAACGGGTGGCTCAGGCCTACCGGGCGGGCTTGCCGGCGGCGCGGCGGCCGGCGGGGCGATCGCGCTTCTGCTCGGCACCAAGACCGGGCGCAAGCTGGGCGGCAAGGCGCTGAAATACGGCGGCATGGCTGCCGTCGGCGGACTGGCCTACAAGGCCTATCGTGACTGGCAGGAGAACAAATCCTCCGGTCAGGAGGAAAGGCCGCTCAATTTGCCGAAGCCGCCGGCAGACAGCGGCTTTGATGTCGAGCATGACGCGGACAAGGACGGCCGGGATTTCCGGCTGGCGCTGATGCGGGCGATGATCGCGGCGGCAAATTGCGACGACCATATCGACAAGGCTGAGCATGGCCGCATCCGCGAGCAGATCGAGAAGATGGGATTCGGCGCGGAGGAAAAAGCGCTGCTTTTCGACTATTTCGCCCAGCCATCGGATCCTGCGGCGGTCGCAGGGCTCGCGCGCTCGCGCGAGCAGGGAGCCGAACTCTATCTGGCTTCCGCTCTTGCGGTCGATCCCGACACGCCGCAGGAAAAGGCCTATCTTGAGCGGTTGTCCGGACATCTGGACCTGCCCGAAGGTCTGCGCGGACACCTCGATCTTGAAGCGGAAGCCGCCCGCCGTCAGGTTGAGGGCTGA
- a CDS encoding ArsR/SmtB family transcription factor codes for MPRNFLVVDPERDMNVIKGLAAPARIAVLKLLRRKGPLNVKEIGELLKLPQSTVSLSVQLLEEAGLIHTESQRARKGNQKVCTSIYDEVLIVFADAAEERRRDGIEVSMPVGLYTAFDVSAPCGLCTNEGIIGLLDVPDSFLDPARMKAGLIWFTRGKVEYQFPNNARLDNRGVEELEFSLELSSEMPGTNPDWPSDITIGINGIDIGQWTSPGDFGDRRGVFTPDWWKLKGSQYGMLKRFRVTGSGAYVDGVRMSDVRLADLGLERHHSIRLSISVHEDARHPGGVNIFGKGFGNYDQDIVLRIATK; via the coding sequence ATGCCGCGCAATTTTCTTGTCGTTGACCCGGAAAGGGACATGAATGTCATCAAGGGTCTGGCCGCGCCGGCGCGCATTGCCGTGCTCAAGCTTCTGCGCCGGAAGGGGCCGCTGAACGTCAAGGAGATCGGCGAACTCCTGAAGCTTCCGCAATCCACAGTGTCGCTCAGCGTGCAGCTTCTAGAAGAGGCCGGTCTGATCCACACGGAGAGCCAGCGCGCCCGCAAGGGCAACCAGAAGGTTTGCACCAGCATCTACGATGAAGTGCTGATCGTTTTCGCCGATGCAGCAGAGGAACGCCGCAGGGACGGGATCGAGGTGTCGATGCCGGTCGGCCTCTACACCGCCTTCGACGTCAGCGCGCCCTGCGGGCTATGCACGAATGAGGGCATTATCGGCCTTCTCGACGTGCCCGATTCCTTCCTCGATCCGGCGCGCATGAAGGCCGGGCTGATCTGGTTCACAAGGGGCAAGGTGGAATACCAGTTTCCCAACAATGCCCGGCTCGACAACCGTGGCGTCGAAGAACTCGAATTCTCCCTGGAGCTCTCCTCCGAAATGCCCGGCACCAACCCCGACTGGCCGTCCGACATCACCATCGGCATCAACGGCATCGATATCGGCCAGTGGACATCGCCGGGCGATTTCGGCGATCGTCGCGGCGTATTCACGCCGGACTGGTGGAAGCTCAAGGGCTCGCAATACGGCATGCTGAAGCGCTTCCGCGTGACCGGAAGCGGCGCCTATGTGGATGGCGTCAGGATGTCCGACGTCCGTCTCGCCGACCTCGGCCTTGAACGCCACCACTCCATCCGCCTTTCGATCAGCGTGCACGAGGACGCCCGTCATCCCGGCGGCGTCAATATCTTCGGCAAGGGCTTCGGCAATTACGACCAGGACATCGTCCTCAGGATCGCCACGAAGTAG
- a CDS encoding BMP family protein — translation MKNDFSLSRRALMASTLVLGAVAMAPAISAAEPLKVAAIHASPVENAWNSVIHQALLEAAEEGAIEYVFSESVSGTDYPRAMREYAEQGVDLIIGESYAVESEAREVAADYPDTPFVMGSSGGPSGDNFGVFGTWNHDGAYLAGMLAGTLTESNVVGSVGAMPIPEVNMLINAFAEGVKETNPDAEHHVTFIGTFFDPPKAREAGLAQIDQGADILFGERIGTADAAKERGILAVGSLIDYTPRYPDTVFANALWGFRPIVDAAIADVEAGNPVGQNYTAFGMLKEGGSDIAFVEGVASPEAVEAMLAKRQEIIDGTFEVPRNMDEPK, via the coding sequence ATGAAGAATGATTTTTCGCTGAGCCGTCGCGCGCTCATGGCATCCACGCTTGTTCTCGGCGCCGTTGCCATGGCGCCGGCCATCAGCGCCGCAGAGCCGCTGAAGGTCGCTGCCATCCACGCTTCGCCGGTTGAAAATGCCTGGAACTCGGTCATCCATCAGGCGCTTCTGGAAGCCGCCGAAGAGGGTGCGATCGAATATGTCTTTTCCGAGAGCGTTTCGGGTACGGACTACCCCCGCGCCATGCGGGAATATGCCGAGCAGGGCGTCGATCTGATCATCGGCGAATCCTATGCCGTTGAATCCGAAGCCCGTGAAGTGGCTGCAGACTATCCGGATACGCCCTTCGTCATGGGGTCCTCCGGCGGCCCGTCCGGCGACAATTTCGGCGTTTTCGGCACATGGAACCATGACGGCGCCTATCTCGCCGGCATGCTGGCCGGCACGCTGACGGAAAGCAACGTCGTCGGCTCGGTCGGCGCCATGCCGATCCCGGAAGTCAACATGCTGATCAATGCCTTTGCCGAAGGCGTGAAGGAAACCAATCCGGACGCCGAACATCATGTCACCTTCATCGGCACCTTCTTTGATCCGCCAAAGGCCCGTGAAGCCGGCCTCGCCCAGATCGACCAGGGCGCGGACATTCTTTTCGGCGAACGCATCGGCACGGCCGACGCGGCCAAGGAGCGCGGCATTCTCGCCGTCGGATCGCTCATCGATTACACGCCGCGTTATCCCGATACCGTCTTTGCCAACGCTCTCTGGGGCTTCCGCCCGATCGTCGATGCGGCGATCGCCGATGTCGAGGCCGGCAATCCGGTCGGCCAGAATTACACGGCCTTCGGCATGCTGAAGGAAGGCGGCAGCGACATCGCCTTCGTTGAAGGCGTTGCCTCGCCGGAGGCGGTCGAAGCCATGCTGGCCAAGCGTCAGGAAATCATCGACGGCACGTTCGAGGTTCCGCGCAACATGGACGAACCGAAGTAG